Below is a window of bacterium DNA.
ATCACTCTTATCTCCTTATCCCCTTTCTTACACTTTTGATATATAGCCTGAACGGTTACTATTTTTTCTTGCCAAATTTTAGTTTGTATGGTATAAATATAAATGATGGATTTTAAAAAGTCTTTAATCCTTCTAATTTTATTTCTCCCTGCTTATGTATCGGCAAAGGAACCTCTAAAGGTAATCTGTGTTCCCTGGTATAACTCATATAACGCACATCAAACCTGGAGTGGAAAAGAGATTATCCTCAAAGGCACAGTTAAAGGTGGCACTGGAACTTTAAAATACCAGTGGGATTTTGGGGATGGTGGCTCGACTATACCTAAGATAATGACTAACCCTTACAGCATATCTGCTACACATACCTATAAAGGAAGTGAAAATACTCTATTCATCGCCACTCTAAAAGTAACTGATGGAATGAATAATACAGGCACAGATAGTTATCGAGTCAGGATAAGAGAAGCGACTACCACTGTGGCGATAGATATTGCTATTGATAATGCCCTCTGGTTTCTACATAGCACCCAAACACGAACAATACAAAGTGGGACAGAATGCGGATATTGGAAGGCGTCTGGTTTTTATGTTTCACCTACTGCGGCGGTAATTGAAGCATTTGAAAATCAAGGACGGTTACCAGGTGGGGATAGAGATGAAGACCCGTATGTAGAAACAATAGAAAGAGGATTTAATTATCTTTTTACCCGATGTGAAGTAGTTACAATTGGCACACAAACCGCTGGGGACCCGGATACAAATGACAATGGTATAGGAATAGGAATATATCAAGGTCAACCTATATATGAAATAGGGCCAATGATGATGGCGATAGTCGGCAGTCGTCAACCAGAGCGAGTAGCCAGGACCGGGCCGGTTATAAATCGAACATATCGAGAGATTCTTCAAGATATGGTTGATTATTGTGCCTGGTCACAAAGTGATGAAGGCACTCATACCCATGGAAGGGGTGGTTGGCAATATTCTCCTTATAATAATCAGAATGGGTGGAGTGATAATTCTGCAACTCAATGGCCAGTAATAGGATTAACCGCCTCAGCAACTGACCCCTGGAATATATCTGCACCTCAATTTCTTAAAGATGAGTTAAAATGCTGGTTAGAGTATAGTCAAAATACCAATAATGGGGGCTTTGGATATACATCTCCATCTGACCCTTCTTGTGTGAGGACTGGTGCGGGAATAGCTGATTTTGCCTATCTCGGATATACCGCTACTCAAGAAAAACCCAACAAGGCAATTAATTACTTGTATAACAATTGGAAAAATGGCGGTGCCAATTTTGGTAATTTTTATGGTATGTATGCCATTATGAAAGGGTTAAGACTTATAAAATTACCCTCGCCAGATATGCTGGGTGATATTGAGTGGTATAATGAGTATGTAGATTACCTTTTAAAAAATCAGTTTCCTGATGGCCATTGGGAGGATAAAAGTGGCTGGACAATATATCTAACCCCTTCACTTTCTACTGCCTGGGGAATACTTATTTTAATGAAATCTTTATTCAGTGCCCCACCTATAGCCATAGCCCGGATTAACCCACAAATAATCCAGGTAGGAAAATCAATCCAGTTTATTGGCACTAACTCCTACCACCTTGACCCAAAACGACACATTGTCAAATTTGAATGGGATTTTGGAGATGGCTTTAATGCACCAGGCTCGATTACTACTCATACATTCCTCCAACCAGGCGTATATTCCATACTCTTAAAAGTGACTGATGATAATTCTACACCTTTAACTGGTGAAGATATAATTCAAATTCGGGCATTAGTTGCGCCCGCAACCATAACTATCTCACCAGGCTCAGTCACCATCCCGGTGACAAAAACTATGGCCATTACCGCACTGGTTAAGGATGAATTTGGTAACCTCGCTGATGATGGAACTATCGTCAATTGGTCCACAACCATTGGTTCTATAACTTTATCTTCTCTGACTATCAATGGCATAGCCACGGCAACTTACTATGCACCCACCAAAGTCGCTACAGGCACCATCACCGCAAAAGTCGTTGGGGGAAAAAATCCATCTGACTCTATTATGGTCACGGTAACCTCTGGATTGCATCATCATTTTAATTTTGACCATATTGGCACTCAAACCGCAGGAACACCTTTTACTATCACCCTTACCGCAGTAGATTTCTGGAATAATCCTGTCCTTGATTTTAAAGATACCGTAACCTTAACTAACCTTAATGGTGAAATTACTCCAAAGACCATTACTGATTTTAAAGATGGTAAATACATTGGCACGGTGAGTGTTTTTAAGGCAGGAACGGCACTATTCATCGCTGATTGCAAAGGTAAAAAAGGGGTGAGTCCCCCATTCCTTGTTCAACCAGGTGAAGTCTCATACTTTTTGTTTGATGAAATTGGGACACAGATTGCTGGAATTGATTTCTTAATCAAAATTACGGCTTATGACAATTGTGGAAATACAGCAACAACATTTTCTAATAGTGTTAATCTAAGTGTCCAGCCTTATCAAGGTGGTAATTTTAAAGATGGACAATGGTCAGGGATGGTAGTTATTAAAAAAGCGGGCACAACAAATATTACCGCTATGTATAATGATAAATCTGGCACAAGCAATACCTTCTTAGTTAAACCCAATAACTTTGAGTTCTTTATCTTTGCAACAATCACCACACAAATTGCTGGGGAAGGTTTTCCAATTACCATCACCGCTTATGATGCCTATGATAACATTGCGGATTATAATAATACTGCCTATCTTCAAGATACATCTCATACGATTGCTCCACAAACTACCACAAAATTTACCTCTGGCATCTGGACAGGCACAGTTTCAATTAATCAGGTAGGAACTACGGCAATCACGGTCTGGTCTGGCACTAAAACAGGGATGAGCAATGTATTTTCTATCTTCCCCGCTGATTTATCTTACATCACTATCTCACCAAACACATTAGAATTAATTGTAGATGCCGCCGCACCACTAATTGCTAAAGGATATGATATCCAGGATAATGAGTTAGTGAATTTTGAATGTAACTGGGAGGTAACTGAAAATATCGGATATTTTAATCCAGATGTTGGCTCACAAACCATCTTTACCGCCGGGATATTAGTTAGGAAAGGAATAATAAAGGCTTTTGTCGGCAATATCTTTGCTACCGCGGGGATTACTATTCTCCCCGGCTCCTTATCTTATATTACTATCCTGCCAGAGGCAACGATTACTACGGTTACAAATTCACAACCTTTTAAAGTCAAAGGATTTGATAAATATGCGAATGAAAGGATGATAAATGGTCAATGGCAAATGAAAAATGGACTTGGAACTCTAACTCATCTTGAGGCAACCTATACGACCTTTGTTGCTGGAACAAAAACCGGTCTTGAGATATTAACATATAAAGTCGAGGAGATAACGGGAATTGCTACAATTACATTAATTTCGGATGTCTTAAACCATTTTGGGTTTAAACCGATTGAAGTTCAAATTGCAGGTCAAAAATTCGAGATTCAGATAACTGCCTACGATAAATATGGCAATATCGTGGAAAGTTTTAATAATTCTGGCGAATTGGAGGATACAACCACAACTATTTTACCCAAAACTACCTCTAATTTTAAATCAGGCACTTGCTCACAAGAGGTTGTTATTACTACGGCAATGGATAATGTAACCATTAATATATTTTCACAAGGCAAAACTGGTATTTCGCCACCATTTACGGTTT
It encodes the following:
- a CDS encoding PKD domain-containing protein; this encodes MMDFKKSLILLILFLPAYVSAKEPLKVICVPWYNSYNAHQTWSGKEIILKGTVKGGTGTLKYQWDFGDGGSTIPKIMTNPYSISATHTYKGSENTLFIATLKVTDGMNNTGTDSYRVRIREATTTVAIDIAIDNALWFLHSTQTRTIQSGTECGYWKASGFYVSPTAAVIEAFENQGRLPGGDRDEDPYVETIERGFNYLFTRCEVVTIGTQTAGDPDTNDNGIGIGIYQGQPIYEIGPMMMAIVGSRQPERVARTGPVINRTYREILQDMVDYCAWSQSDEGTHTHGRGGWQYSPYNNQNGWSDNSATQWPVIGLTASATDPWNISAPQFLKDELKCWLEYSQNTNNGGFGYTSPSDPSCVRTGAGIADFAYLGYTATQEKPNKAINYLYNNWKNGGANFGNFYGMYAIMKGLRLIKLPSPDMLGDIEWYNEYVDYLLKNQFPDGHWEDKSGWTIYLTPSLSTAWGILILMKSLFSAPPIAIARINPQIIQVGKSIQFIGTNSYHLDPKRHIVKFEWDFGDGFNAPGSITTHTFLQPGVYSILLKVTDDNSTPLTGEDIIQIRALVAPATITISPGSVTIPVTKTMAITALVKDEFGNLADDGTIVNWSTTIGSITLSSLTINGIATATYYAPTKVATGTITAKVVGGKNPSDSIMVTVTSGLHHHFNFDHIGTQTAGTPFTITLTAVDFWNNPVLDFKDTVTLTNLNGEITPKTITDFKDGKYIGTVSVFKAGTALFIADCKGKKGVSPPFLVQPGEVSYFLFDEIGTQIAGIDFLIKITAYDNCGNTATTFSNSVNLSVQPYQGGNFKDGQWSGMVVIKKAGTTNITAMYNDKSGTSNTFLVKPNNFEFFIFATITTQIAGEGFPITITAYDAYDNIADYNNTAYLQDTSHTIAPQTTTKFTSGIWTGTVSINQVGTTAITVWSGTKTGMSNVFSIFPADLSYITISPNTLELIVDAAAPLIAKGYDIQDNELVNFECNWEVTENIGYFNPDVGSQTIFTAGILVRKGIIKAFVGNIFATAGITILPGSLSYITILPEATITTVTNSQPFKVKGFDKYANERMINGQWQMKNGLGTLTHLEATYTTFVAGTKTGLEILTYKVEEITGIATITLISDVLNHFGFKPIEVQIAGQKFEIQITAYDKYGNIVESFNNSGELEDTTTTILPKTTSNFKSGTCSQEVVITTAMDNVTINIFSQGKTGISPPFTVLPAIVNHFKIAPISTQIWRTSFPATVTAYDIYENIADYNGAFNLTDTTNSINITRNFTAGIWTGTVSINKATPDVEITATDGVRTIKSNPFFVLIDDSKDEKIQEGNIAIHVARYFLPEDYYPVFIKDPPDPEVTTANYYTDKDTLVKRIPDTVYKIEGRNEQREILTEGFGTTSAFITITYSEGDVFMVGGKELNLAIYELKNNRWVKIEDGVVNTFENKVTAPISQLGIYTLIVYLEAQDLSKFIVYPVPFNGTSPQRWTIKWC